A stretch of DNA from Pseudonocardia hierapolitana:
GTGTTCTCATGGCTGGACGACGTGTTCGCCGCCGCCCCGCCACTGCCATCCGGCAGCGACACGACGAGGAGAACACGCCCGTGAACAGCAGGTCGGCGAGCGCGCAGACCGCGATCGGCCCGATGGTGATCGCGGCGGCCGAGCGGTACACGCCGCTGCCGCAGCGGCTCGTCGACGACGAGCTGGCTGCGCGGTTCCTCCCGCCCGGCGCGCGGTGGATCGTGCGGGCCTGCCGCTGGCGGCCGGTGCGCGACCTGCTGGTGCACGCGACGGAGCGGTACGCGCCCGGGATGTGGGGCAGCATGCTGTGCCGCAAGCGGTACGCCGACGACGCGGTCACCGATGCACTCGCCGCCGGAATCGGCCAGGTCGTGATCCTCGGCGCCGGCCTGGACACCAGGGCATACCGGCTGGTCGGCCCCGCGGGAGCCGTCGCCTTCGAGCTGGACCAGCGCGCGAACACGGACGACAAGCTGCGCCGGCTGCGGGTGATCTACGAACGTGCCCCCGACCGGGTCCGGGTGATCCCGGTCGACTTCGAGGTCGACGACCTGGCCGCCGTACTGTCCGCGGCGGGCTTCGACAGCGGGCGACCCGCCCTGTTCGTCTGGGAAGCGGTCACGCAGTACCTCACGGAGGAGGCCGTCCGTGCCACGTTCACGTTCCTCGCGAAGGCACCCGCTGGCAGCCGGCTGATCTTCACCTACGTCCGCTCGGACTACCTCGACGGCACGAACCTCTACGACGCCGGGCGGCTGCGCGATCGGATGACCGGCAGGTACGCCGTCTGGAAGTTCGGCATCGCCCCTCGGGACGTCGCTGCACTGCTGCGCGAGTACGGGTGGGCCGAGCGGGAGCAGGTGGGCCCCGCGGAGTACGCGGCGCGCTACCTCCAACCGGTCGGCCGCGACATGCCGATCAGCGAGATCGAGCGGTTCGTCCAGGCCGAGAAGGTGTGAGGGGTGCGGATCCTCGTCTCGGGGGCGAGCATCGCCGGTCCCGTTCTCGCCTACTGGCTCAGCCGCTACGGCTACGCGGTGACGGTGGTCGAACGCGCCCCTACGCTGCGCAAGACCGGCGGACACCCGGTCGACCTGTT
This window harbors:
- a CDS encoding class I SAM-dependent methyltransferase, giving the protein MNSRSASAQTAIGPMVIAAAERYTPLPQRLVDDELAARFLPPGARWIVRACRWRPVRDLLVHATERYAPGMWGSMLCRKRYADDAVTDALAAGIGQVVILGAGLDTRAYRLVGPAGAVAFELDQRANTDDKLRRLRVIYERAPDRVRVIPVDFEVDDLAAVLSAAGFDSGRPALFVWEAVTQYLTEEAVRATFTFLAKAPAGSRLIFTYVRSDYLDGTNLYDAGRLRDRMTGRYAVWKFGIAPRDVAALLREYGWAEREQVGPAEYAARYLQPVGRDMPISEIERFVQAEKV